The DNA window CGAACCGGAAACCGAGAAAGCACCAACCACAGAGACTGCGGTGTCTTCCGGTGAAGAAGGTCAGGCCGAACAGCAACAGACATCAGTGCCACTTCAAACTGCGGGCAGTGCGTCGGAAATCCAGAGTTATCTGAACAAACTCAGCCGGCATTTGGCCCGCTACTACAACTACCCCCGAAGAGCGCGCCGCCTCGGCCAGCAGGGCGCTCCGGTTGTGGTATTCGAGTTCCGTCGGGATGGTTCGCTAGTTGACCACTCGCTGCGCGACAGTTCCGGTCACACCCTATTGGATGACGCAGCGATGCAAATGTTGGCTAAGGCTGCGCCCTTACCGAAAGTTCCCGCGGAAATGCGCGGCGAAAGCTTCACCTATGCATTACCGGTTCGCTTCCAGCTGCGCTGACTCCACTCCCCGTCGATCGGCGCGGGCAACTTTTCGCCTGATCAGCAAGTGTTCGCCCACCCTCTAAGCAATCACTTGCCTAGCCGATTGCCTACGCCACCGACAAACGCCACAAATCATTGTTTTTGAAATGATTAACCAATCTGGCACGGTCCTTGTTATCGATAATCGCGTCCAGGGATTACCCAAAGGACCATTATTCATTCACACGTCATGGAGCAGACTATGCCAACTCCTTGTTATATCAGTATCGAAGGTAAAACTCAGGGCAACATCACCGCTGGTGCATTCACTTCGGATTCCGTAGGCAACATCTACGTTGAAGGTCACGAAGACGAAGTTCTGGTTCAGGAATTCAGCCACGTTGTTACCGTTCCGACTGACCCTCAGTCTGGCCAGCCTTCCGGCCAGCGCGTGCACAAACCCTTCAAATTCACCTCCGCTCTGAACAAGTCCACCCCGCTGATGTACAACGCTCTTGCCTCTGGTGAAATGCTGCCGAAAGTCGAGCTTAAGTGGTACCGCACTTCCGTAGAAGGGAAACAGGAGCATTTCTTCTCCACCATCCTGGAAGATGCCACCATCATCGACATCGACTGCAACATGCCCCACTGCCAGGACACCGCCAACGCTGACTTCACTCAGCTGGTGACCGTGTCTTTGTCCTACCGC is part of the Marinobacter sp. JH2 genome and encodes:
- a CDS encoding energy transducer TonB, with product MNTPPKGLKVLFLVIAVCTTVAALALAAPDKPLQLPTLGDSAVNSAPAIKISLAGRHTPEPVAEPEPSPAPQPVAKPEPKPKPKPEPEPEPEPEPEPEPEPEPEPEPELIVEPDPEPAPAPIEPSEPETEKAPTTETAVSSGEEGQAEQQQTSVPLQTAGSASEIQSYLNKLSRHLARYYNYPRRARRLGQQGAPVVVFEFRRDGSLVDHSLRDSSGHTLLDDAAMQMLAKAAPLPKVPAEMRGESFTYALPVRFQLR
- a CDS encoding Hcp family type VI secretion system effector → MPTPCYISIEGKTQGNITAGAFTSDSVGNIYVEGHEDEVLVQEFSHVVTVPTDPQSGQPSGQRVHKPFKFTSALNKSTPLMYNALASGEMLPKVELKWYRTSVEGKQEHFFSTILEDATIIDIDCNMPHCQDTANADFTQLVTVSLSYRKVTWEHAVAGTSGADDWRSPIEA